From one Desertibacillus haloalkaliphilus genomic stretch:
- a CDS encoding RNA methyltransferase substrate-binding domain-containing protein: protein VKGQAQQVIELAKKQNITIQYVPRKKLDQMVTGQHQGIVAQVAAYEYAELDDLYQIAEKRNEQPFFIILDEIEDPHNLGSIMRTADAVGAHGIVIPKRRAVGLTTTVAKASTGAIEH from the coding sequence GTAAAAGGACAAGCCCAGCAGGTCATTGAACTCGCGAAAAAGCAAAATATCACCATTCAGTATGTTCCGAGGAAAAAGCTTGATCAAATGGTAACAGGTCAGCACCAGGGAATCGTTGCACAAGTAGCAGCATATGAATATGCAGAATTGGACGATCTGTATCAAATTGCTGAAAAGCGGAATGAACAACCATTTTTCATCATCTTAGATGAAATTGAAGATCCGCACAATTTAGGGTCGATCATGCGTACGGCCGATGCTGTTGGTGCACATGGAATCGTCATTCCAAAACGACGAGCGGTAGGCTTGACGACAACTGTTGCGAAAGCATCTACTGGAGCCATTGAACAT